In a single window of the Nilaparvata lugens isolate BPH chromosome 1, ASM1435652v1, whole genome shotgun sequence genome:
- the LOC120351478 gene encoding uncharacterized protein LOC120351478 — protein MSAGFICCRCCPRWMDGDVGGRRSGLLFYVVGNVLGLLVSGARWYGLSLYLMDVVLGLAGDVVRLLLAFCGWWYGLSLYAIDVILSLAGDVVRLLSAFCGVWHDFSLDILG, from the exons ATGAGTGCTGGGTTTATctgttgcaggtgctgtcctcggtggatggacggtgatgtgggcggtcggcggtccgggctgctcttctacgtggtcggcaacgtccttggactcctggtgtccggcgcgcggtggtatgggctgtccctctacctgatggatgtcgtcctcggccTGGCGGGTGATGTCGTCCGGCTTCTCTTGGCATTCTGCGGGTGGTGGTACGGGTTGTCCCTCTACGCTATCGATGTCATCCTCAGCTTGGCGGGCGATGTCGTCCGGctcctctcggcgttctgcggggtgTGGCACGACttcagtcttgacattctcg GATGA